A genomic stretch from Pontivivens ytuae includes:
- a CDS encoding glycosyltransferase yields the protein MSAPETEYAFDKDLTVRLRELTRPAPTGLAKWRPSQLLGLAAIATIIGWLLVHTVNRFVDPALMRVTVTLGALGFWRFGWWFTHAVRAEHFARAIWPQKRAAASALWARGWRPRRLHIQMTTYFEEPAITKRVIGSILSQIRRERIPTTLYIGTGSAYDELIIRQFVETYAQDIPDDLAELVFIRQNQPGKRMAIGLILRAINRASVHPDDLVIFMDGDALYGGDVLEKTLSMFGADPELQALTTNEEVICYGPKWIANWLDMRFAQRRLAMQSHAVAGRVLTLTGRMSVFRAKHMTSERFIRTIEADHLDHWLWGRFRFLSGDDKSTWYHLLSRGAKMTYVPDATVYTIEVIKENGLERMIQNFRRWSGNMLRNGSRAIALGPRAMPFFIWWCLVDQRIAMWTMLVSPVMAVLAAFTTPEYLWSCLIWVIASRVLLCLFLYRYSRKVDLSWPFILYLNQVINASVKVYMIFHLSKQKWSNRGNQSAGGGAGLVARIQNATAKAQLYTAVAGFVLALATYAGIVQLPSL from the coding sequence GTGAGCGCGCCCGAGACGGAATACGCCTTCGACAAGGATCTGACCGTCCGGCTGCGCGAGCTCACGAGGCCCGCCCCGACCGGCCTCGCGAAATGGCGGCCCTCCCAGCTTCTGGGCCTTGCCGCCATCGCGACCATCATCGGCTGGCTGCTGGTCCACACCGTCAACCGCTTCGTCGATCCCGCCCTGATGCGCGTGACCGTCACGCTGGGCGCGCTGGGCTTCTGGCGCTTCGGCTGGTGGTTCACCCATGCGGTGCGGGCCGAGCACTTCGCCCGCGCGATCTGGCCGCAGAAGCGCGCCGCCGCCAGCGCCCTCTGGGCCCGGGGCTGGCGCCCGCGCCGGCTCCACATCCAGATGACGACCTATTTCGAGGAGCCGGCGATCACCAAGCGGGTCATCGGCTCGATCCTTAGCCAGATCCGGCGGGAGCGGATCCCCACGACGCTCTATATCGGCACGGGCTCCGCCTATGACGAGCTCATCATCCGCCAGTTCGTCGAGACCTATGCCCAGGACATCCCAGACGACCTCGCCGAGCTTGTCTTCATCCGGCAGAACCAGCCGGGCAAGCGGATGGCGATCGGCCTGATCCTGCGGGCGATCAACCGCGCGAGCGTGCATCCCGACGACCTCGTCATCTTCATGGACGGCGACGCGCTCTATGGCGGCGACGTGCTGGAGAAGACGCTCTCCATGTTCGGGGCGGATCCGGAGCTTCAGGCGCTGACCACCAACGAGGAGGTCATCTGCTACGGCCCCAAGTGGATCGCCAACTGGCTCGACATGCGCTTTGCCCAGCGGCGCCTCGCGATGCAGAGCCACGCGGTCGCGGGGCGGGTCCTGACGCTGACCGGGCGCATGAGCGTCTTCCGGGCGAAGCACATGACCTCCGAACGCTTCATCCGCACGATCGAGGCCGACCACCTCGACCACTGGCTCTGGGGCCGCTTCCGGTTCCTGTCCGGCGACGACAAGTCGACCTGGTACCACCTGCTCAGCCGCGGTGCGAAGATGACCTACGTGCCCGACGCCACCGTCTACACCATCGAAGTCATCAAGGAGAACGGGCTGGAGCGGATGATCCAGAACTTCCGCCGCTGGTCGGGCAACATGCTGAGGAACGGCAGCCGCGCCATCGCGCTCGGCCCCCGCGCGATGCCCTTCTTCATCTGGTGGTGCCTCGTCGATCAGCGCATCGCGATGTGGACCATGCTGGTCAGCCCCGTCATGGCCGTGCTCGCCGCCTTCACCACGCCGGAATACCTGTGGTCCTGCCTGATCTGGGTGATCGCGTCGCGGGTGCTGCTCTGCCTCTTCCTTTATCGCTATTCGCGGAAGGTGGACCTGAGCTGGCCGTTCATCCTCTACCTCAACCAGGTCATCAACGCCTCGGTGAAGGTCTACATGATCTTCCACCTGTCCAAGCAGAAGTGGTCGAATCGCGGCAATCAGAGCGCGGGCGGCGGGGCCGGGCTGGTCGCGCGCATCCAGAACGCCACGGCCAAGGCGCAGCTCTACACCGCCGTCGCGGGCTTCGTCCTGGCGCTCGCGACCTATGCGGGCATCGTCCAGCTCCCTTCGCTCTAG
- a CDS encoding HlyD family efflux transporter periplasmic adaptor subunit, whose protein sequence is MSDLDFAVTAPLALTLPGGREVAVRRWTLAWAELDESFDLPVERAELAIPFQGVDIRFPVELAAGDAPGRYVFRNLTGRQRETLALFHRSILAGKMAATDEVITALDTPVDLVPMEETEEEKTAATAGKTPRLFRIIWNVLAYALAALVIFGVIGGQIWGRLNTIPLENGRIEAALAPYTVARDAYVDEVLVAPGDRVEQGETLVTLSNPEQAGDLEELRREIRLAERRLAEAERRLAAHVGRRTDLRGQAEREYRAAMTAQAAPGWFGAHDPARIELAWAALIAARAAELTPDDLIYDELAALEEERAADLARLKRELGALKDAVEAANIVALEDGIVREITVAPDQFATRGTQAVIVEGLSPREAIGWLPARRAASVYPGMAAEIRWSDASGPRRVIARIAELTAGPDPLRPQEFGMIVRLETDLEAEESRTLFTPGQPVRLTLERDLLGWLR, encoded by the coding sequence ATGTCCGATCTCGACTTTGCGGTCACAGCGCCGCTTGCCCTGACCCTTCCGGGCGGGCGCGAGGTCGCCGTGCGGCGCTGGACGCTCGCCTGGGCGGAGCTGGACGAGAGCTTCGACCTGCCGGTGGAGCGGGCGGAGCTCGCGATCCCGTTTCAGGGCGTCGACATCCGCTTTCCGGTCGAGCTCGCCGCGGGCGACGCGCCCGGCCGCTACGTCTTCCGCAACCTCACCGGCCGCCAGCGGGAGACGCTGGCGCTGTTCCACCGCTCGATCCTCGCGGGCAAGATGGCGGCGACCGATGAGGTCATCACCGCCCTCGACACCCCGGTCGACCTCGTCCCGATGGAGGAGACGGAGGAGGAGAAGACCGCCGCCACAGCCGGCAAGACGCCGCGCCTCTTTCGCATCATCTGGAACGTGCTCGCCTACGCGCTCGCCGCCCTCGTCATCTTCGGCGTGATCGGCGGGCAGATCTGGGGCCGGCTCAACACGATCCCGCTGGAGAACGGGCGGATCGAGGCGGCGCTCGCCCCCTACACGGTCGCCCGCGACGCTTATGTCGACGAGGTGCTCGTCGCCCCCGGCGACCGGGTGGAGCAGGGCGAGACGCTGGTCACCCTGAGCAATCCCGAGCAGGCGGGCGATCTGGAGGAGTTGCGGCGGGAGATCCGCCTGGCCGAGCGCCGCCTCGCCGAAGCCGAGCGCCGTCTCGCAGCCCATGTCGGCCGCCGCACCGACCTGCGCGGCCAGGCGGAGCGTGAGTATCGGGCCGCGATGACCGCACAGGCCGCGCCCGGCTGGTTCGGTGCCCACGACCCCGCCCGCATCGAACTCGCCTGGGCCGCGCTGATCGCCGCCCGCGCCGCCGAGCTCACCCCCGACGACCTGATCTATGACGAGCTTGCCGCGCTGGAGGAAGAGCGCGCCGCCGACCTCGCCCGCCTAAAGCGGGAGCTTGGCGCGTTGAAGGACGCCGTGGAGGCTGCGAACATCGTGGCCCTCGAAGACGGCATCGTGCGCGAGATCACCGTCGCCCCCGACCAGTTCGCCACCCGCGGCACGCAGGCGGTCATCGTCGAGGGGCTGAGCCCGCGGGAGGCGATCGGCTGGCTGCCCGCCCGCCGCGCCGCCTCGGTCTACCCCGGCATGGCGGCCGAGATCCGCTGGTCCGACGCCTCCGGCCCCCGCCGCGTCATCGCCCGCATCGCGGAGCTGACCGCCGGGCCGGACCCGCTGCGCCCGCAGGAATTCGGCATGATCGTCCGGCTCGAAACCGACCTGGAGGCGGAGGAAAGCCGCACGCTCTTCACCCCCGGCCAGCCGGTCCGCCTGACGCTGGAGCGTGACCTGCTCGGATGGCTGCGGTGA
- a CDS encoding GFA family protein, which yields MQEDRDPVGVSGGCQCGAVRFRIGRLGKASICHCRMCQKAFGGLFAPLVEVEDVVWTRGERAIFHSSDTNWRGFCSACGTPLTYEHDGGIEIAIGALDDPDRAMPEVQVNARYRRRCFESLAALPEKPEAQREADERWNSSVVSHQHPDHDT from the coding sequence ATGCAAGAGGATCGGGATCCGGTAGGGGTGTCCGGCGGCTGCCAGTGCGGCGCGGTCCGCTTCAGGATCGGGCGCCTCGGCAAGGCCTCCATCTGCCATTGCCGCATGTGCCAGAAGGCCTTCGGCGGGCTCTTCGCGCCTCTCGTCGAGGTGGAGGATGTGGTGTGGACCCGCGGCGAACGGGCGATCTTCCACAGCTCGGACACGAACTGGCGTGGCTTCTGCTCGGCCTGCGGCACGCCGCTGACCTACGAGCATGACGGCGGTATCGAGATCGCGATCGGTGCGCTGGACGATCCGGACCGCGCGATGCCGGAGGTTCAGGTGAATGCGCGGTACAGACGGCGGTGTTTCGAAAGCCTCGCCGCACTGCCCGAGAAGCCCGAGGCCCAGCGTGAGGCCGACGAGCGCTGGAACTCATCGGTCGTGTCGCACCAACATCCGGACCACGACACGTAG